The Fulvivirga ligni genome window below encodes:
- a CDS encoding TetR/AcrR family transcriptional regulator, protein MEDLQFVIQGNHNTYIKDPLSSDLGKRILTGSIEMINQLGFEAFTFRKLGKEIGSTEASIYRYFESKHKLLLYLTAWYWAWMEYRLVFGLANISSPIDRLEKAIKVLTEEVTEDESISHIDETLLYQIVINESVKAYFTKEVDQDNKAGVFQGYKQLVARVSAIILEINPDYQYPHMLMSTIIEGGHHQRYFAEHLPRLTDGINDNSCITQFYKDLAFKALGI, encoded by the coding sequence ATGGAAGATTTACAATTCGTAATCCAGGGTAATCATAATACCTATATTAAGGATCCTTTATCCAGTGATTTGGGTAAACGCATCCTTACTGGCAGTATTGAGATGATCAATCAGCTGGGTTTTGAGGCCTTTACATTTCGGAAACTTGGTAAGGAAATTGGCTCTACGGAGGCCTCTATTTATCGATACTTTGAAAGTAAGCATAAACTTCTACTCTATTTAACGGCCTGGTATTGGGCTTGGATGGAGTATAGATTAGTATTTGGCTTAGCCAACATTTCATCACCCATAGATCGATTAGAGAAAGCGATTAAGGTGCTCACTGAAGAAGTGACAGAAGATGAAAGCATTTCCCATATCGATGAGACGCTGCTATATCAGATTGTAATTAATGAATCTGTGAAGGCTTACTTTACCAAAGAAGTAGATCAGGATAATAAAGCCGGCGTGTTCCAGGGCTATAAGCAACTAGTGGCCAGGGTAAGCGCTATTATTTTGGAGATCAACCCGGATTATCAATACCCTCATATGCTCATGTCTACCATAATAGAAGGTGGGCATCATCAGCGATATTTTGCGGAACATCTACCGCGCCTCACTGATGGAATAAACGACAATAGCTGCATTACTCAATTTTATAAAGACTTGGCATTTAAAGCATTAGGAATTTAA
- a CDS encoding PorP/SprF family type IX secretion system membrane protein has translation MKLRLITVISLLTLVGGKIYAQQDPLYNLYSFNQFMINPAYAGVYNNFNANIISRKQWAGIEGAPLTNMLSLHSSVSDDFGTGLLVVNDQLGVNSNTEAQLEFSYKLFSGTKTLAFGVQGGMINYNYDYSKLNLEYLDDTGLDMNNERFTKANFGGGVFYMTDYFFVGLSVPRILNVEVNDGMTSSTRYKPHYYLSGGWVIKSKSVSEILFKPTFLVRYTSNAQLSADISMNALFANTIWAGVTLRNLNGVAVNTQLQINRKFRFGYSFELSTNKLVRDNYGTHELSLMVELNLSKDQYDIERYF, from the coding sequence ATGAAGTTGAGATTAATTACTGTGATCAGCCTGCTAACATTGGTGGGAGGGAAAATTTACGCCCAGCAAGATCCATTATATAATTTGTATTCTTTTAATCAGTTCATGATTAACCCAGCCTATGCAGGGGTTTATAATAATTTTAATGCGAACATTATTAGCCGTAAACAGTGGGCTGGCATAGAAGGAGCACCATTAACGAACATGTTATCTCTTCACAGCTCGGTGAGTGATGACTTCGGGACAGGGTTATTGGTGGTAAATGATCAACTGGGAGTAAACAGCAATACGGAAGCTCAATTGGAATTTTCGTACAAACTTTTCAGCGGTACTAAAACATTGGCCTTTGGTGTTCAAGGCGGCATGATCAATTATAATTACGATTATTCAAAACTGAACCTGGAGTACCTGGATGACACCGGTTTGGACATGAATAATGAACGCTTTACCAAGGCTAACTTTGGCGGAGGTGTTTTTTATATGACAGATTATTTCTTCGTAGGATTGTCAGTACCCAGAATCTTAAATGTAGAAGTGAACGACGGCATGACTAGCAGCACCCGCTATAAACCTCATTATTACCTCAGTGGCGGATGGGTGATCAAATCAAAATCTGTATCAGAAATACTATTTAAGCCAACATTTCTGGTGCGCTACACTTCAAACGCCCAACTCTCTGCAGATATTAGCATGAATGCACTATTTGCTAACACCATCTGGGCGGGTGTAACACTGAGAAATCTTAACGGCGTGGCGGTGAACACCCAGCTTCAGATCAATAGAAAATTTCGTTTTGGATATTCATTTGAGCTTTCAACCAATAAGCTGGTGAGAGATAACTATGGTACACATGAACTATCTCTAATGGTGGAGCTTAATCTTTCCAAAGATCAGTACGACATAGAGAGATACTTCTAA
- a CDS encoding BspA family leucine-rich repeat surface protein, translating into MKSSNLQQWIKNILIVGVLILIRVPVNGQEFITTWQTDNPGSSANNQITIPTAGGGYDYSLVWVEIGDPGNTGSLSDVGGTVTLDLPKPGNYRITISGVFPQIYFNGGGDRRKILTVEAWGNMNWRSFRAAFRGCTNLNINASDSPNLSQVTDLSSMFRGATSLNANFNGWNTSNVTDMSMMFDGASAFNGNIGNWITSSVTDMSYMFRGASVFNRDIGAWNTANVTNMRFMFSYAVVFDQKIDSWNTGRVTNMEQMFRVASVFNQDIGSWDVSKVTNMSLMFQFAQAFNQDIGGWDTGSVIDMRSMFSVAPAFNQNINAWNVSNVQFMYDMFNGAIAFNQPLNNWNTGSVTNMRQMFSGATVFNQNLNNWDVSKVANMQSMFNSASAFNGNISNWDVSNVTNMTSMFRNAARFNQNINAWNITKVTSLAYVFSFAADFNQPLNNWDVSGVTNIESLFNWATSFNQPLNNWNTANVTSMRSAFSAAYAFNQDIGGWNTGKVIDFYNMFSFTDFNRDIGNWDVSKAQFLGNMFQYATSFNQDISKWDLASAVNMGGMFYNATAFDQPLDGWNFPNATNIINLLNQSGLSVENYDLTLIGWNSNPSLPSGLSLGADGLFYCTAQTARSELISNYGWTITDAGESCPSGEIVVYDGANTSGPQILDDQSTAIDFGYDIVGNNVTRSFTIQNQGTEVLNISGITISGTAFSITSTPPTSLNINATATFTVELSGATAGAFSETLTIASDDSDEASFDFPIQGTITASPEPELVVHNGSGAADPEIFDGQASSIFLGTTPQGTDLTYSFLVENLGSATLTISDINVTGSVFSIPINSVAIPSGDMASFSVVLDGSTIGVFSGTVTITSNDPDEGSFDFPISAEVLSPLAPKLIAFNGPDSSSPQLADGSTVNFGTTTPGEAITRTFTVNNIGDADLSISFISVTGTAFNAPTGTPIIVPVDGMEQTFDIVLTASDKGTFTETVTVISNDEDFVFTVTGTVSGNDSPEITGQSPLVTDINTPITLSVDDFTVSDSDNTFPDDFQLIVNSGENYTTDGITVTPDTDYTGLLLVPVMVSDGVDYSPEYMAEINVVAAEIELIIAGQPQLNGGTIIFNDVPVGQEQVQELVITNTGSAVLNITDISIEGDDFALLGDIPGPINPGESITLRVAFTPTSAGPKSAKMTISGENAQTFITTLSSNGLEDIPDIEVINAVTLVNSSGSIGKHDFLEIKNIQFYPDNEVYIYSRWGDEVYKTSSYDNDSNHFAGVTSGGKELADGTYYYVITVNDGTKVYNGFFLLRR; encoded by the coding sequence TTAGACCTTCCAAAACCAGGGAATTATCGCATTACTATTTCTGGTGTTTTCCCTCAGATCTACTTCAATGGTGGAGGCGACAGGCGTAAAATTCTCACTGTGGAAGCCTGGGGTAATATGAACTGGCGATCTTTCCGGGCAGCATTTAGAGGCTGTACCAACCTAAACATAAATGCTTCCGATAGCCCCAACCTGAGTCAGGTAACAGATCTGTCATCTATGTTTCGAGGAGCAACCTCGTTAAATGCTAATTTCAATGGCTGGAATACTTCTAATGTTACTGACATGAGCATGATGTTCGATGGTGCCAGTGCGTTTAATGGTAACATTGGAAACTGGATCACAAGCAGCGTAACAGACATGTCTTACATGTTTCGAGGCGCCTCCGTCTTTAACCGCGATATTGGCGCTTGGAACACGGCCAATGTTACTAACATGCGCTTTATGTTTAGTTACGCTGTAGTTTTCGATCAGAAAATAGACAGTTGGAACACCGGCAGAGTGACCAACATGGAGCAGATGTTTAGGGTGGCTTCCGTGTTTAATCAGGATATCGGCTCCTGGGATGTGTCCAAGGTTACGAATATGTCATTGATGTTTCAGTTTGCTCAGGCCTTTAACCAGGACATTGGCGGCTGGGACACTGGGAGTGTGATAGATATGAGGTCCATGTTTAGCGTAGCTCCGGCCTTTAATCAGAATATTAATGCCTGGAATGTTAGCAACGTGCAGTTCATGTATGATATGTTCAATGGCGCGATTGCTTTTAATCAGCCATTGAATAACTGGAATACTGGTAGTGTGACCAACATGAGGCAAATGTTTTCTGGCGCAACGGTCTTTAATCAGAACCTCAATAACTGGGATGTAAGCAAGGTGGCGAACATGCAGTCAATGTTTAACTCCGCCTCTGCGTTTAATGGAAATATCAGCAACTGGGATGTTAGCAATGTCACCAACATGACCAGCATGTTTAGAAATGCTGCAAGATTTAATCAAAACATCAATGCCTGGAATATCACCAAAGTTACCAGCCTGGCCTATGTATTTAGTTTTGCTGCTGATTTCAACCAACCATTGAATAACTGGGATGTAAGCGGAGTCACTAATATAGAGTCCTTATTCAACTGGGCTACGTCATTTAATCAGCCGCTAAATAATTGGAATACCGCCAATGTTACTTCTATGAGAAGCGCCTTTAGTGCGGCCTATGCATTTAATCAAGACATTGGAGGCTGGAACACAGGAAAGGTCATTGACTTTTATAATATGTTCAGCTTCACCGATTTTAATAGAGATATAGGTAATTGGGACGTAAGCAAAGCTCAGTTTCTGGGTAACATGTTTCAATATGCTACCTCATTTAACCAGGATATTTCTAAGTGGGATTTGGCAAGCGCTGTCAATATGGGAGGCATGTTTTACAACGCCACAGCATTTGATCAGCCCTTGGATGGCTGGAACTTCCCCAATGCCACTAACATCATTAATTTGCTTAACCAATCTGGCCTGTCTGTAGAGAATTATGATCTTACCCTGATCGGTTGGAATAGTAATCCTTCATTACCATCAGGCCTCTCCCTGGGAGCTGATGGACTGTTCTATTGTACAGCTCAAACAGCTCGTAGTGAATTAATTAGCAATTATGGTTGGACTATCACGGATGCTGGTGAAAGTTGCCCTTCAGGCGAAATTGTAGTTTATGATGGGGCAAATACTAGTGGCCCTCAGATTTTAGATGATCAGTCTACTGCTATTGACTTCGGTTATGATATAGTTGGCAATAATGTTACCCGTTCTTTTACTATCCAAAATCAGGGAACAGAGGTTCTGAATATATCTGGGATAACCATTTCCGGTACGGCTTTTAGTATTACCAGTACACCTCCTACATCTTTAAACATCAATGCTACTGCTACATTTACAGTTGAGTTAAGCGGAGCTACCGCAGGTGCATTTTCAGAAACCTTAACTATCGCCAGCGATGATAGTGATGAGGCGAGCTTTGATTTTCCTATTCAAGGTACCATAACAGCATCTCCAGAGCCGGAGTTAGTTGTGCACAACGGATCAGGTGCTGCTGACCCGGAAATTTTTGACGGTCAGGCATCATCCATATTTTTGGGGACAACTCCACAAGGCACCGATTTAACCTACTCTTTCCTGGTGGAAAACCTGGGTTCAGCTACGCTTACAATTTCTGATATAAATGTTACCGGATCAGTATTTTCAATACCCATAAATTCAGTAGCCATACCTTCAGGTGATATGGCTTCCTTCAGTGTGGTTTTAGATGGCAGCACTATTGGTGTGTTTTCAGGTACCGTAACCATAACAAGCAATGATCCTGACGAAGGCAGCTTTGATTTTCCTATTAGCGCTGAAGTACTCAGCCCGTTAGCCCCGAAATTGATCGCTTTTAACGGACCCGACAGCTCAAGCCCTCAACTTGCAGATGGTAGCACCGTGAATTTTGGAACCACTACACCTGGAGAGGCAATCACACGCACATTTACTGTAAATAACATTGGTGATGCGGACTTAAGTATTTCTTTTATCAGTGTAACAGGTACAGCCTTTAATGCGCCTACTGGCACGCCTATTATAGTGCCAGTTGATGGTATGGAGCAGACTTTTGATATCGTACTGACGGCATCTGACAAAGGTACCTTTACAGAAACAGTGACAGTAATTAGTAATGATGAAGATTTTGTATTCACAGTAACAGGTACTGTTTCAGGGAATGATAGTCCTGAAATTACAGGTCAATCGCCTTTGGTTACTGACATAAATACACCGATTACCCTGTCTGTCGATGACTTCACCGTGTCCGACTCAGACAACACCTTCCCGGATGATTTTCAATTGATTGTCAATTCTGGTGAGAATTATACTACTGATGGCATTACCGTGACTCCCGATACCGATTATACGGGTCTTCTTCTGGTGCCGGTTATGGTTAGCGATGGTGTGGATTATAGTCCTGAATACATGGCTGAAATTAATGTGGTAGCCGCGGAAATAGAATTGATTATCGCAGGTCAGCCTCAGCTAAATGGCGGAACAATTATCTTTAACGATGTACCTGTAGGTCAGGAGCAAGTACAGGAACTGGTGATTACTAATACAGGTAGTGCGGTGCTGAATATTACAGATATAAGCATTGAAGGAGATGATTTTGCCTTGCTCGGAGATATTCCAGGGCCTATTAATCCGGGGGAGAGTATCACGTTAAGGGTGGCGTTTACTCCAACGTCAGCAGGACCAAAAAGTGCCAAAATGACCATTAGCGGTGAAAATGCTCAAACCTTTATTACCACCTTATCATCTAATGGCCTTGAAGATATCCCTGATATTGAGGTGATTAACGCAGTTACCTTAGTCAACAGCTCTGGCAGCATAGGTAAGCACGACTTTCTAGAGATTAAAAACATTCAGTTTTACCCTGATAATGAGGTATATATCTACAGCCGTTGGGGTGATGAAGTCTATAAAACCTCCAGTTATGATAATGATAGCAATCACTTTGCTGGTGTAACTTCTGGTGGCAAAGAGCTGGCAGATGGCACCTACTACTATGTCATCACGGTGAATGATGGCACCAAGGTTTATAACGGTTTTTTCCTTTTAAGAAGATAA